The following proteins are co-located in the Clavibacter capsici genome:
- a CDS encoding DMT family transporter, whose translation MRTMLPRAVRPTRPEWALIGITAIWGGTFLAVHVAMEHSGPLFFVGLRFLAAGLISAIVFRRTLGGMRRVDLGAGAAIGVMIFLGYGLQTYGLQTIPSSTSAFITALYVPLVPLLQWAAFRRRPSALALVGVALAFVGLLLVAGPQEGVALGTGELATLVSTLPIAAEIILIGLFAGRVDVGRVTVVQLLVAGALALVCMPVAGEAIPAFSWVWLVAALALGASSCLIQLTMNWAQRSVSPTRATIIYAGEPVWAGVVGRVAGERLPALAILGAALIVAGTLVSELRPRAARAADAGDEGRGTGVGEGHRTGA comes from the coding sequence ATGCGCACGATGCTGCCCCGCGCCGTCCGGCCGACGCGCCCCGAGTGGGCGCTCATCGGCATCACGGCGATCTGGGGCGGCACGTTCCTCGCGGTGCACGTGGCGATGGAGCACAGCGGGCCGCTCTTCTTCGTGGGGCTGCGCTTCCTCGCGGCCGGGCTGATCAGCGCCATCGTCTTCCGGCGGACGCTCGGCGGCATGCGCCGGGTCGACCTCGGCGCGGGCGCGGCCATCGGCGTCATGATCTTCCTCGGCTACGGCCTCCAGACGTACGGCCTGCAGACCATCCCGAGCAGCACGTCGGCCTTCATCACCGCGCTCTACGTGCCGCTCGTGCCGCTGCTCCAGTGGGCCGCGTTCCGGAGGCGGCCGAGCGCTCTCGCCCTGGTCGGGGTGGCGCTCGCGTTCGTCGGGCTGCTGCTCGTCGCGGGTCCGCAGGAGGGCGTGGCGTTGGGGACGGGGGAGCTGGCGACGCTCGTCAGCACGCTCCCGATCGCCGCGGAGATCATCCTCATCGGCCTCTTCGCGGGTCGCGTCGACGTGGGGCGGGTGACCGTGGTGCAGCTCCTCGTGGCCGGCGCCCTCGCCCTCGTGTGCATGCCCGTGGCGGGCGAGGCGATCCCGGCGTTCTCGTGGGTGTGGCTCGTGGCGGCGCTGGCGCTGGGGGCGAGCAGCTGCCTCATCCAGCTCACGATGAACTGGGCGCAGCGCTCCGTCTCGCCCACGCGCGCGACGATCATCTACGCGGGCGAGCCGGTCTGGGCGGGCGTCGTCGGTCGCGTGGCGGGTGAGCGGCTGCCCGCGCTGGCGATCCTCGGCGCGGCGCTCATCGTCGCCGGCACGCTGGTCAGCGAGCTGCGGCCGCGGGCGGCGCGGGCGGCGGATGCGGGCGACGAGGGGCGCGGGACCGGGGTGGGCGAGGGTCACCGCACCGGGGCCTGA